From one Ignavibacteria bacterium genomic stretch:
- a CDS encoding T9SS type A sorting domain-containing protein, whose product MKFFVITIRVFLIALIATTAGLQVAAQVQDQVKETKGTMGLVEGRRYMVAFPQVWASPSEKPTPTPMLLYISSKVKATVTVSTPSEINSAVRIQRTITLKPNEVYKLSIPISLMSEQSEMRTGYGIQVVGDKPISVYTYQAWNGNGELARHLPIEAWGKNYYTMNFYQDKYATGYEKMRPSQILVIAAYDNTIVNYTPTWDTEGGMETPSVPANSSQQIVLNRGDTYLIKARVVPELTKEFKSDLSGTWIRATRPVGVISGHTKVAIMRYPDVLPPTGMYATEAHFVRNNVHDAMLPFEMAGTKFVTIPCMYTSTRVTGKAASDIGIDDDRGDVIRVIALEDGTTISAMRQDGSGLMKKWLINRGETRLETALEVATYWESDKPILMGQYGKSYAKVLPPAIQQKGDATQGHPTVESGMPMLQYIPSVDRWANYGVFSSPEGMDNFFNIVFKTTDLGNIKVDGRALASAFGGAMRPLQGTEYSYIRTPIAVGDHVVESVNDNVKWAAWTYGSLDGLEQGRAYGTPITVDLAIACDDSLAVTEKLLCGDVDGVGKILPEGITCGSIFAVYADNLVNYEFIEDPEFSSGDKEVKFTLKVIDKTKDASGTVRVVSRSGKYVEKTYTYVSDKFDFSPKKIDFGTIPFNTPACKDVTIRNLRLDAPLTVVDLRTKYFPGVYSISPKSFVIPPGGEQVVNICATITDTREKLDTLLVKLECYEAPATELRVRGDEPTIFVTDQTWVNVPSSHPGIPKEVEIINGGKVDLIITGYDEALVASQNHFFNFETKQGAPLKSVFPLTLTTGQRYAFNVTYSPQGDAVSQHTLDVPFFSNALVVDSIAVLKGNGVTTDIYATATPWNVRVLDNVQSNQGITQYTQEVSFSNAGSQAVTFDQPYIEGPDAASFKIVDNGNTGGFPIQLIGSNQNQKERYITIAFVPTEQANRGAERNNYAATLVFPNSSSNSKYEVALNGIAWQPHVKGADHDYGSFQAGDPVATATITLVNENYQDVTNPTSGDTKGTHAVTITGIRLLDPAAGFVVDYGPTPATPFILQPGETRDITVSFNPALAGTFTTNYEVLTQPSDMTDGAAPYTPSYKLTAVVAGGDFTVQGSNAEQYVFNAKDMTITIRHTEATTRRFNIATPSGLDGSRFTVAEQYIDVPPGVTGTVHVTFIPDYITKLRNGQDPSYLQSPKAQSQGLKLRGNAFSTDVEITDAVNGKKQVATLTGDGLFLETTNFVGTTYQVSVAKSIDIPIELKAVPEALDVANLTELRIRISYDANIVRPRLNAIITDGTQLQGGRVLTATQVLPNMIELDIETAQPITSAGGPLFKLTFDSYLGKSADPANPFISPINIYTYPVDFNNSDGVGKSDQYVLFHDEPGKLEVLQDCAKNLRLVQLSSARFSIKPIAPNPVSGSAVINYSIGLPGATRIALYNASGVHVMDLVNENLAAGEYELTLDVTALPAGTYFYRVISGPYISDDQVLTVVR is encoded by the coding sequence ATGAAATTTTTTGTAATCACAATACGGGTATTTCTGATTGCCCTTATTGCTACAACCGCCGGACTCCAGGTGGCAGCCCAGGTACAAGATCAAGTGAAGGAAACCAAGGGGACGATGGGGCTGGTAGAAGGCAGGCGTTACATGGTGGCATTCCCTCAGGTATGGGCCAGTCCATCTGAGAAACCAACACCAACGCCTATGCTTCTGTATATTTCATCCAAGGTGAAGGCAACGGTCACTGTTTCCACTCCGTCGGAAATTAATTCTGCGGTTCGGATACAGCGTACAATTACGCTTAAGCCGAACGAAGTGTACAAGCTTTCGATTCCGATATCACTGATGAGTGAACAGAGTGAGATGCGGACCGGATACGGTATTCAGGTGGTTGGTGACAAGCCGATTTCGGTATATACATACCAGGCCTGGAACGGTAACGGTGAATTAGCCCGTCATCTGCCGATTGAAGCATGGGGTAAGAATTATTACACCATGAACTTCTATCAGGACAAGTATGCAACCGGTTATGAAAAGATGCGTCCAAGCCAGATTCTGGTTATTGCCGCATACGACAACACAATTGTAAATTATACGCCCACCTGGGATACCGAAGGTGGCATGGAAACCCCATCGGTTCCGGCAAACTCATCACAACAGATAGTTTTAAACCGTGGTGATACATATTTGATTAAAGCACGTGTTGTTCCTGAACTTACCAAGGAATTTAAGTCAGACCTCAGTGGAACCTGGATTCGTGCAACCCGTCCGGTAGGTGTTATCTCGGGTCACACCAAGGTAGCAATTATGCGTTATCCTGACGTATTACCGCCAACCGGTATGTATGCAACCGAAGCACACTTTGTGCGGAACAACGTACATGATGCCATGCTGCCGTTTGAAATGGCAGGGACGAAGTTTGTTACAATCCCCTGTATGTACACCTCGACCCGTGTAACCGGCAAGGCTGCATCTGATATCGGGATTGATGATGACCGTGGTGATGTTATCCGCGTGATTGCACTTGAAGATGGAACCACAATTTCTGCAATGCGCCAGGATGGTTCCGGACTGATGAAGAAATGGCTGATAAACCGTGGTGAAACCCGTCTGGAAACCGCACTTGAAGTTGCAACCTATTGGGAAAGTGATAAGCCGATCCTGATGGGACAGTATGGAAAGTCGTACGCTAAAGTACTTCCACCTGCGATTCAGCAAAAAGGTGATGCCACACAGGGTCACCCGACTGTAGAAAGCGGTATGCCCATGTTGCAGTACATTCCGTCAGTTGACCGCTGGGCCAACTACGGCGTGTTCTCTTCTCCTGAAGGAATGGATAACTTCTTTAACATCGTGTTTAAAACAACCGATCTTGGCAATATTAAAGTTGACGGGCGCGCTCTGGCTTCGGCTTTCGGCGGTGCAATGCGTCCGCTCCAGGGAACCGAATACTCCTATATCCGTACCCCGATTGCCGTCGGTGATCACGTTGTTGAAAGTGTTAATGACAATGTTAAATGGGCTGCATGGACCTATGGCTCACTTGACGGTTTAGAGCAAGGTCGTGCATATGGCACACCGATCACTGTTGACCTGGCCATTGCCTGCGACGATTCACTTGCAGTAACCGAAAAGCTCCTCTGCGGTGATGTTGATGGTGTAGGAAAAATCCTTCCTGAAGGTATCACCTGCGGTTCGATTTTTGCCGTGTATGCTGATAACCTAGTGAACTATGAATTCATTGAAGACCCAGAATTTTCTTCCGGCGATAAAGAAGTTAAATTCACACTTAAGGTTATTGATAAAACAAAGGATGCTTCCGGTACGGTTCGCGTTGTTTCCCGCTCTGGTAAATACGTAGAAAAAACCTATACCTATGTATCTGACAAGTTTGACTTCTCACCAAAGAAAATTGACTTCGGGACGATACCGTTCAATACCCCTGCATGCAAAGATGTTACAATTCGTAACCTCAGACTGGATGCTCCGCTCACGGTTGTTGATCTGCGGACAAAGTACTTCCCGGGCGTTTACAGCATTTCACCAAAATCGTTTGTGATTCCGCCAGGCGGCGAACAAGTGGTTAACATTTGTGCCACCATAACGGATACCCGAGAAAAACTGGACACCTTGCTGGTTAAACTTGAATGCTACGAGGCTCCAGCTACAGAGCTACGTGTTCGTGGTGATGAACCTACGATTTTTGTTACCGACCAAACATGGGTTAACGTTCCGTCAAGCCATCCGGGTATTCCGAAGGAAGTTGAAATTATTAACGGTGGTAAGGTTGATCTGATTATCACAGGCTACGATGAAGCCCTGGTCGCCAGCCAGAACCACTTCTTCAACTTTGAAACAAAGCAAGGCGCTCCGCTCAAATCGGTCTTCCCACTCACACTGACAACGGGTCAGCGGTATGCGTTTAATGTTACCTATTCGCCACAAGGTGATGCCGTCAGTCAGCACACCCTTGACGTACCGTTCTTCTCGAACGCCCTGGTTGTTGACTCGATTGCAGTTCTCAAAGGTAATGGCGTAACAACTGATATTTATGCAACAGCAACGCCTTGGAATGTTCGTGTTCTGGATAATGTACAGAGCAACCAGGGAATCACTCAGTACACTCAGGAAGTTTCCTTCTCGAACGCAGGCTCACAAGCCGTAACGTTTGATCAACCGTATATCGAAGGTCCGGATGCTGCATCGTTCAAGATCGTTGACAACGGTAATACGGGTGGCTTCCCGATTCAGTTGATTGGATCAAACCAAAATCAGAAAGAACGCTATATCACGATTGCATTTGTTCCAACCGAACAGGCAAACCGTGGTGCCGAACGCAACAATTACGCTGCAACCCTGGTATTCCCCAATAGCAGCAGTAACAGCAAGTATGAAGTAGCACTGAATGGAATTGCATGGCAGCCACACGTAAAGGGTGCCGATCATGACTACGGTTCGTTCCAGGCCGGCGATCCGGTGGCTACCGCAACAATTACGCTGGTAAATGAGAACTATCAGGATGTAACCAACCCAACATCGGGCGATACAAAGGGTACACATGCCGTTACCATCACCGGTATTCGTCTTCTTGACCCAGCAGCTGGATTCGTGGTTGACTACGGTCCAACACCAGCAACACCGTTCATCCTTCAGCCGGGTGAAACACGCGACATTACCGTTAGCTTTAACCCGGCACTGGCAGGAACGTTTACGACCAACTACGAAGTTCTCACACAACCGTCAGATATGACTGATGGAGCAGCTCCATATACTCCGTCCTACAAACTCACGGCTGTAGTTGCCGGAGGCGACTTTACCGTACAAGGCAGCAATGCCGAACAGTATGTGTTTAACGCTAAAGACATGACGATTACAATTCGCCATACCGAAGCAACAACACGTCGCTTTAACATTGCTACGCCTTCCGGTCTTGATGGCTCACGCTTTACGGTTGCCGAGCAATATATTGATGTACCTCCGGGTGTTACCGGAACTGTTCATGTTACCTTTATCCCTGATTACATCACCAAGCTGCGCAATGGTCAAGATCCGTCGTACCTGCAGTCACCAAAGGCACAAAGCCAAGGTCTGAAACTGCGCGGAAATGCGTTCTCGACTGACGTTGAAATCACGGATGCCGTTAATGGTAAGAAACAGGTTGCCACATTAACAGGTGATGGTCTGTTCCTTGAAACAACAAACTTTGTTGGCACTACGTACCAGGTATCAGTAGCAAAATCAATTGATATTCCGATCGAACTGAAAGCCGTACCGGAAGCCCTTGATGTTGCAAACCTTACTGAACTGCGCATCAGGATTTCCTACGATGCCAACATCGTTCGTCCGCGCCTGAATGCAATCATTACCGATGGTACGCAACTGCAGGGTGGCCGAGTCCTTACCGCAACCCAGGTTCTGCCCAATATGATTGAGCTGGATATCGAAACGGCTCAGCCGATTACAAGCGCCGGCGGACCACTCTTCAAGCTTACCTTTGACTCGTACCTTGGTAAGAGCGCAGATCCGGCAAATCCGTTTATCTCGCCAATTAACATTTACACCTATCCTGTAGACTTCAACAACTCAGATGGCGTTGGCAAGAGTGATCAGTATGTGCTCTTCCACGATGAACCGGGTAAGTTGGAAGTTCTGCAAGACTGCGCCAAGAACCTGCGTCTGGTACAACTGTCATCGGCACGCTTCTCAATCAAACCGATTGCCCCCAACCCAGTTAGCGGTTCGGCAGTCATTAACTACTCGATTGGCTTGCCGGGTGCCACACGCATCGCTCTCTATAATGCGTCAGGTGTCCATGTTATGGATCTTGTAAACGAAAATCTTGCCGCCGGTGAATATGAACTCACACTTGATGTTACGGCACTTCCCGCCGGCACATACTTCTATCGTGTGATTTCCGGACCATATATCAGCGATGACCAAGTGCTGACTGTAGTGCGGTAA
- the rsmA gene encoding ribosomal RNA small subunit methyltransferase A encodes MAKGIAPRRRFSQNFLTDVRVAQRIVSELTITPDDTVIEIGPGTGALTKWLAASPAKRIIAIDADERAIEHCSRQPWVTPRCMFIQADVRLVNLADLLSGEKAVLVGNLPYNITSELVFWILDNQEHLTRAVIMVQLEVARRLVAPEGSKEYGIQSVAVRQGAKPNLLFTVKPGSFFPAPSVQSAVVRFLLHPHPLPDSLIPGFREFVRAAFSMRRKLASNTLKHWLAIQNIKQDLQRDVIKEFRLSERRPETISPVEYIKIFCRLVGVSLNT; translated from the coding sequence ATGGCAAAAGGAATTGCACCACGACGCAGGTTTAGCCAGAATTTTCTGACAGATGTGCGCGTTGCTCAGCGCATTGTGTCGGAGCTTACTATCACGCCCGATGACACGGTTATCGAAATTGGTCCGGGAACGGGTGCCCTTACAAAGTGGCTGGCAGCCTCACCCGCTAAACGGATAATAGCGATTGATGCCGATGAACGTGCGATTGAGCATTGCAGCCGGCAACCCTGGGTTACGCCACGTTGTATGTTCATACAGGCAGACGTACGTTTGGTAAACCTGGCTGACCTGCTGTCAGGAGAAAAGGCTGTCCTGGTGGGAAATCTGCCGTATAACATCACATCTGAACTGGTTTTCTGGATCCTTGATAACCAGGAGCACCTGACCCGTGCCGTCATCATGGTTCAGCTTGAAGTGGCCCGCCGCCTTGTAGCGCCAGAAGGAAGCAAGGAGTATGGAATTCAGAGTGTGGCAGTAAGGCAGGGGGCTAAGCCAAATCTGCTGTTTACCGTTAAACCCGGATCTTTTTTTCCAGCACCATCCGTTCAGTCTGCCGTTGTTCGATTCCTGCTCCATCCTCATCCTCTTCCCGATTCTCTTATTCCCGGGTTTCGAGAATTTGTTCGGGCGGCATTTAGTATGCGACGAAAGCTTGCTTCAAATACTCTTAAACACTGGCTGGCTATCCAAAATATCAAACAAGATCTCCAACGCGATGTAATTAAAGAGTTTAGGCTTTCTGAGAGGCGTCCGGAAACAATCTCTCCAGTTGAGTATATCAAGATTTTTTGTCGGCTCGTGGGGGTATCTTTAAACACATAA
- a CDS encoding HIT domain-containing protein, with the protein MEHLWSPWRSAYVLGKTRTDGCFLCTAACCDQPSVENLVIGVTTHTVAMLNRYPYNAGHLLIAPRQHCANIADLESEAAADLMSMLQSCVQAIQSSMHPHAVNIGANLGKDAGAGVPDHLHFHIVPRWHADTNFMTVLSETRVINESLAQTWAILHEAWENGNRRIEP; encoded by the coding sequence TTGGAGCATTTGTGGTCACCATGGCGGTCAGCGTACGTTTTGGGTAAAACCAGGACCGACGGGTGTTTTTTGTGTACTGCAGCCTGCTGTGACCAACCATCAGTGGAAAATCTTGTTATTGGTGTAACAACGCACACTGTAGCGATGTTGAACCGATATCCCTACAATGCTGGTCACCTTTTGATTGCCCCGCGACAGCACTGTGCCAACATAGCAGACCTGGAGTCAGAAGCCGCAGCCGACCTCATGAGCATGCTTCAGTCCTGTGTGCAGGCAATTCAAAGTTCAATGCATCCTCATGCTGTGAACATCGGAGCAAATCTGGGCAAGGATGCCGGCGCCGGAGTACCGGATCATCTGCATTTTCATATCGTTCCCCGTTGGCATGCTGATACGAATTTTATGACGGTGCTGTCAGAAACCAGGGTTATCAACGAATCGCTAGCCCAAACCTGGGCTATACTGCACGAGGCTTGGGAAAACGGCAACCGCCGTATCGAGCCGTAG
- a CDS encoding choice-of-anchor D domain-containing protein, with amino-acid sequence MVIMLLLPLLNKQELHVIWRYWGSFVLLWCCLQVAVASAQVERVLPRKNAGTLEGTSFVVGFLQNEVLLNTTAPLLKIFVSSQYDAKVTITYPTGFVETLFVKAFGVGSVTLPFMYENVASESPQRLGIFISSDVPIVVYALNTRAASTDTYTAIPIKSLGKNYYSVCQPNDRYSNAYIDPSLAAIRTGEFMVIATEDNTTVEITPAQMTELGRQARKPFTVTLNKSECYLVKGKPTPLGTGDLSGSRVKADKPVAMLSGHVRASIPTVETNSKDHLVEMLPPVEVWNSEYVAQPFSVVRGTNLVRLIAGTDDVDVTVTTSKRTFSQKLALAGDWVDITLDEPTYYASSKPFLAVQFMPSKQELLTQPETANGDPAMVVLPAVGQYLSRATFRFPELITQTGIENQQFHYYVNIVAEPEALATLRIDTRLVTEIEPMIQWQTVPGTSFHWANIRLPMGTYTMSSDEGRFGAIMYGMSYADSYANILGALYDKEPQDELTPPQYALQVECGTLRGSVTDVGKKFGPKLTEVKVQTDRCVNYSWALSPPTDDTGTTPIDAWVQDPWKDGRFVVHAYDSLGNGKEWLFDYEAPSFILPDSILVEARQKPIDCVRVPIINPDSTKQVIKNIVIAGDPALAIRTNYVWPDTVHGPDTLWVEVCYQGSVAGHSAAARLIVEFDCSLKKEIPVTGYPLADVQASGHNFGSVRIGDTSCARVAIVNPGAVDIVVTGYLPGQPAGDFTIDTAGVFPATIAPGDTLWLRACFTPLRGGMAQRTDTALVQDLPKQTITVIGKGTRPRVPPIIVDFGKVGVGTQADTTVMLMNTGDATCRVHAVLDSAATGFSFPGLQLPAFLNPSAAQPLLIRFQPLRGGLYRDSIPLQVNWNGHEATYILVMGEGVGPEITTYNVDLGTITINTVKDTTVTVLVAAGTAPLIVTSVNIVSSGTSDIYPNFPPYPGTYQPGERQAIYVEFRPTRTGYHEQIFEVRSNGFATPGTPSPNIKIYGVAVDPQVVELQGQLDANQSIEACTNDTVAVRVTNTGTQPVQVQSFRATLDGDVLVDTSYAGYVILPGAKDTIAIPLVVSADNAGLLAYTLMYDGGRVLADTQLLTIYAVPPTVDLFIPKNVSPGQSTPVTIKIQSSVVRSLAEPLTVTVKYEADKWQTATATVTADITDVSGIRQVTVPVIDSNSTLRLEVPDSVLSPYTVTIELKGQTLWSNPAPYGFAVSAEANHCADAKQQGIAATINVCAGSLRMVRIGALGQAVIQLDEHPVQNELRLNIDASKTMIIGLDLVDLHGVRTPLVYNLALEKGKHHCIFSVARQTSGLYGLVLKHEVGETMLPILIVK; translated from the coding sequence ATGGTTATCATGCTATTATTGCCATTACTGAATAAACAGGAACTGCATGTGATTTGGCGGTATTGGGGAAGTTTCGTTCTACTGTGGTGCTGTCTGCAGGTGGCTGTGGCGTCGGCACAAGTTGAGCGTGTACTGCCACGTAAAAATGCGGGGACTCTGGAGGGAACGTCGTTCGTTGTTGGTTTTTTACAGAACGAAGTACTCCTGAACACAACAGCCCCCCTGCTGAAGATATTTGTCAGCTCCCAATACGATGCCAAGGTAACGATTACGTATCCGACGGGTTTCGTGGAAACTCTGTTTGTGAAAGCCTTTGGTGTGGGCTCGGTTACACTTCCGTTTATGTACGAGAACGTTGCGAGTGAATCTCCACAACGGCTTGGTATTTTCATTTCCAGCGACGTACCAATCGTGGTGTACGCCTTAAATACCCGGGCTGCATCTACCGATACCTACACGGCAATACCAATTAAGAGCTTGGGTAAGAACTACTATTCGGTATGCCAGCCCAATGACCGGTACTCAAACGCCTACATCGACCCGTCACTGGCTGCCATCCGGACCGGCGAATTCATGGTCATTGCCACCGAAGACAATACCACTGTTGAAATTACGCCCGCTCAGATGACCGAACTGGGTCGGCAGGCAAGAAAACCCTTTACCGTTACCCTAAACAAGTCAGAATGCTATCTGGTGAAAGGGAAGCCAACGCCGCTCGGAACCGGTGACCTTAGTGGCAGCAGGGTGAAAGCAGACAAGCCTGTTGCTATGCTATCCGGTCACGTTAGGGCAAGCATCCCTACGGTTGAAACCAACAGCAAGGACCATCTTGTTGAAATGCTGCCACCCGTAGAAGTCTGGAATAGCGAATACGTAGCACAGCCGTTTTCAGTCGTGCGGGGTACCAATCTGGTGCGGCTTATTGCGGGCACCGATGACGTTGACGTAACAGTAACAACATCGAAGCGGACGTTTAGCCAGAAGCTGGCACTGGCTGGTGACTGGGTGGACATTACGCTGGACGAACCCACATACTACGCCAGCAGTAAGCCATTCCTGGCAGTACAGTTTATGCCCAGTAAACAGGAACTGCTTACCCAGCCTGAAACTGCAAACGGCGATCCGGCCATGGTTGTGCTGCCGGCGGTTGGACAGTACCTGAGCAGAGCAACGTTCCGTTTTCCGGAACTCATTACACAAACCGGTATCGAAAACCAGCAGTTTCATTATTACGTAAACATTGTTGCCGAACCTGAAGCACTGGCTACTCTGAGGATTGACACACGTCTGGTTACTGAAATCGAACCGATGATACAGTGGCAGACCGTGCCGGGAACATCATTTCACTGGGCCAATATCAGACTCCCGATGGGAACCTACACCATGTCGTCGGATGAAGGACGCTTTGGTGCCATAATGTACGGTATGTCGTACGCCGACTCGTACGCCAATATTTTGGGTGCGTTGTACGATAAGGAGCCACAGGATGAGCTGACACCGCCCCAATATGCCTTACAGGTTGAATGCGGTACCCTTCGCGGATCGGTGACCGACGTGGGAAAAAAGTTCGGTCCAAAGCTTACTGAAGTTAAGGTGCAGACTGACCGATGCGTAAACTATTCCTGGGCTCTGAGTCCGCCAACCGATGACACTGGAACAACACCGATCGACGCCTGGGTTCAAGATCCGTGGAAAGACGGTCGGTTTGTGGTTCATGCGTACGACAGTTTGGGAAACGGTAAGGAATGGCTGTTTGACTACGAAGCTCCCTCATTTATCCTGCCGGACAGTATTCTGGTCGAGGCAAGACAAAAACCAATTGACTGTGTTCGGGTGCCGATTATCAATCCCGACTCTACAAAACAAGTTATAAAAAACATTGTTATTGCTGGTGACCCTGCGCTGGCAATCCGTACCAATTACGTATGGCCTGACACAGTTCACGGACCCGACACCCTGTGGGTGGAAGTGTGTTACCAGGGTAGTGTTGCCGGTCATTCAGCAGCAGCCCGCTTGATTGTTGAGTTTGACTGTTCATTAAAAAAGGAGATCCCTGTTACAGGATACCCCTTGGCTGACGTTCAGGCTTCAGGCCACAACTTTGGCTCTGTGCGCATAGGAGATACAAGCTGTGCCAGGGTGGCAATTGTAAACCCCGGAGCTGTTGACATAGTTGTAACCGGCTATCTGCCCGGGCAGCCAGCAGGCGATTTTACCATTGACACAGCCGGTGTATTTCCGGCAACCATTGCGCCCGGTGACACCCTTTGGCTACGTGCCTGCTTTACGCCTTTGCGCGGAGGTATGGCCCAGCGTACCGATACAGCCCTTGTACAAGACCTTCCAAAGCAAACCATAACCGTTATTGGAAAGGGCACAAGGCCACGTGTTCCGCCCATTATTGTTGATTTTGGGAAAGTTGGTGTTGGCACTCAGGCAGATACGACCGTCATGCTTATGAACACGGGCGACGCAACCTGCCGGGTCCATGCCGTGCTGGATTCAGCCGCAACTGGCTTTAGCTTCCCCGGACTACAACTGCCGGCCTTCCTGAACCCGTCGGCCGCACAACCGTTGCTCATCCGGTTTCAGCCCCTACGAGGCGGACTGTATCGTGACTCAATTCCATTGCAGGTTAACTGGAACGGTCATGAAGCCACCTATATCCTTGTTATGGGTGAAGGCGTCGGCCCGGAAATAACCACATACAATGTTGACCTGGGAACGATTACCATAAACACCGTCAAGGATACTACAGTAACAGTGCTTGTTGCCGCAGGAACAGCACCGTTAATAGTAACATCAGTTAATATCGTTAGCTCAGGTACCAGTGATATCTATCCCAATTTCCCTCCGTATCCAGGAACATATCAGCCGGGTGAACGTCAGGCCATCTATGTTGAGTTCCGCCCAACCCGTACCGGTTATCACGAACAGATTTTCGAAGTACGGAGTAATGGTTTTGCAACCCCAGGAACGCCAAGTCCGAACATCAAAATTTACGGTGTGGCAGTTGACCCGCAGGTGGTTGAATTGCAGGGACAGCTTGATGCAAACCAATCGATTGAAGCCTGTACCAATGATACCGTAGCCGTGCGTGTGACCAATACCGGGACCCAGCCTGTACAGGTGCAATCGTTCCGGGCTACACTTGACGGTGATGTACTTGTGGATACTTCATACGCAGGGTACGTAATTCTCCCCGGAGCCAAGGATACCATTGCCATACCGCTGGTTGTTTCAGCAGACAATGCAGGTTTGCTTGCTTATACGCTCATGTATGACGGCGGGAGGGTACTGGCAGACACTCAGTTGTTAACCATTTATGCGGTGCCCCCTACGGTTGATCTGTTCATACCCAAGAACGTCAGTCCCGGTCAGAGCACACCCGTTACGATTAAAATCCAATCATCAGTTGTTAGAAGTCTTGCAGAGCCCCTTACTGTTACCGTGAAATACGAAGCAGACAAGTGGCAGACCGCAACGGCGACCGTAACTGCAGACATTACAGATGTAAGCGGTATCAGGCAGGTCACTGTGCCTGTGATCGACTCAAACAGTACACTCCGGCTGGAAGTTCCTGACAGCGTGCTATCGCCCTATACCGTAACAATTGAGCTTAAGGGGCAGACGCTCTGGAGCAATCCCGCACCGTATGGGTTTGCAGTATCCGCCGAAGCCAATCACTGTGCCGATGCAAAACAACAAGGCATAGCCGCAACAATAAACGTTTGTGCCGGGTCGCTACGAATGGTGCGCATCGGGGCGCTCGGGCAGGCAGTTATTCAGCTGGACGAACATCCGGTACAAAATGAGCTCCGCCTGAACATTGATGCATCAAAAACAATGATAATTGGCCTGGATCTCGTAGATTTACATGGAGTTCGAACACCACTTGTTTACAATTTGGCGTTGGAAAAAGGAAAACATCATTGTATATTTTCAGTTGCCCGACAGACAAGTGGTTTGTATGGCTTAGTTTTGAAGCACGAGGTTGGGGAAACGATGCTCCCAATCTTGATTGTTAAATAA